The proteins below are encoded in one region of Bremerella sp. P1:
- a CDS encoding glycosyltransferase family 2 protein, which produces MSVSVVVPIYNEIETIPLLYSSLHEVLANLGRDYEILFVDDGSSDGSTAKLKEVAATDSHVKVVEFRRNYGQTAAMHAGIQHASMDVVITLDGDMQNDPEDIPMMLEKIDEGFDLVHGWRKNRQDAFVNRKLPSKIANWLISKVTKFPIHDLGCTLKAIRREIAVELELYGEMHRFIPILAHQRGAKCVEVVTRHHARRFGQTKYGIGRTTRVVLDLLTVAYMQQFFTSPMKLFGRMGFACLGIAGLSVMTTIGMKLIGGVDMTGNPLLLFAVLSTILGSQMFGMGLLGEVNARIYYASNGNDSYAVRSLTNFDDDSPQSIRMRRQAA; this is translated from the coding sequence GTTTCCGTTGTCGTTCCTATTTACAACGAAATCGAGACCATTCCCCTGCTCTACAGTAGCTTGCACGAGGTGCTAGCAAACCTGGGGCGGGACTATGAGATTTTGTTTGTCGACGACGGTTCCAGCGATGGATCGACCGCTAAGCTGAAGGAAGTGGCCGCCACCGATTCGCACGTGAAGGTGGTTGAGTTCCGCCGGAACTATGGCCAAACGGCTGCCATGCACGCCGGCATTCAGCATGCGTCGATGGACGTCGTGATCACGCTCGATGGCGACATGCAGAACGATCCGGAAGACATTCCGATGATGCTGGAAAAGATCGACGAAGGTTTCGACCTCGTGCATGGTTGGCGGAAGAATCGCCAGGATGCGTTCGTCAATCGCAAGCTTCCTTCCAAGATCGCCAACTGGCTGATCTCGAAGGTTACCAAGTTCCCAATTCATGACCTCGGCTGCACCCTCAAGGCGATCCGCCGCGAGATTGCCGTAGAGTTGGAACTGTACGGCGAGATGCACCGCTTCATCCCGATTTTGGCGCATCAGCGCGGGGCGAAGTGCGTGGAAGTCGTCACGCGGCATCATGCCCGCCGCTTTGGCCAGACCAAGTACGGCATCGGTCGCACAACGCGCGTGGTGCTCGACTTGTTGACCGTCGCCTACATGCAGCAGTTCTTCACCAGTCCGATGAAGCTGTTTGGCCGGATGGGCTTTGCCTGTCTGGGCATTGCTGGGCTGAGCGTGATGACCACCATCGGTATGAAGCTGATCGGCGGGGTCGATATGACCGGCAACCCGCTGCTGCTATTCGCCGTGCTGAGCACGATCCTCGGTTCGCAGATGTTCGGCATGGGCCTTCTGGGTGAAGTGAATGCCCGAATCTACTACGCCTCGAATGGCAACGACTCGTACGCGGTTCGTAGCCTGACCAACTTCGACGACGATAGCCCACAGTCGATCAGGATGCGTCGTCAGGCTGCTTAG